GTCGTCCGATGCGGCAACGCCGGGCCGCCCTCCCCGGCATCGGCAACCGAACCGGCCGTTACATAAAACCGTTCCGTTGCGGTACCCGCTTCGGCCTTGGCCAACTCGCCTCCGGAAAGAGCGGTAGGCGAAACGGTACGCCTGGCCACTGCGCCGGTTTCGATGGTGAATTCGTAAGAGAAGGAGGGCGAGATCGGTTTGACGATGCCCAGGCTGCGATCCTCCAGAAAGAGACTCTCCGCAAACGCAACATCCACATCGGTAGCGGTGATGGTGTAGGTTCCGGGGAGTGAGGCTTCCACATGCAACGGGATTTCCAGCGATTTATCCGCGGTAGTCGAAGGCAGCGGCATCATCCCGATGTCGAACAGATCTCCCGCTTTCTCGGAGGCAATCAGAGCGTAATCGGAGCTCAGCGGCATAAGCTGATGTGCGTCGCCGTAGGCTTGCTCCATGGATCCGCCCTGACCAAATACGAGCCAGGCGGAGTTGCGCATGCCCTCACCGGTCAACTCGAGCCTGATCCGGTTGTCCGGCTGCTGTTTGCCCATGAACTCGCCGCCATTGCCCCGGGCATCAAGGGGGATGGTGAGGGAACCACCGGTACCGGCACTATGGACGAAAAACCCCTGAAACGGGGCAATCACACCATCCACAAGGTCACCGGTTCCGGCACCCTCGGAATAACTTTGCCAGCTTCCTGCCCCCACGTCACTGCCACCACTCGCGCCGCCACCGTCATTTACATCCCAGACATAGACAACATCGGTCAGGTTAGTTTTATCGAGCTGGGCAAACCGGATGGGAGCGGCAAACGGGTTGCCGGCAAGCGACCATCCATCCGCATTGCTGTTGATGTCGGGAGTGACCGCCTCTGCCGGTTCACTGCCGGTAACGGCAAGTGTTTTGGGGAAGCCTCCGCTGACGCCCTCCACTCCGGGGTCGTCGTCCTCAAAAACATATACCAGGAACCCGGTTCCGGGAGAGGTGTTCTGGGTAAGATCTGCAAGCGGGTTCCAGTTTGTCGCGTCGTTGCCGGCAGCATCGGCGTTCCAGGTGTACACATTGGGAGATCCTTCGCTGCTGTTTCCACCGCTTGTTGCGCCCTGGGTCCAGATCGGGTCCAGCAGCGCCGACATCGTGACCTCCGCAGGAGCGGAGAGCAGCCGGTAGCCCTCCGCACCGTCCAAGGCGACCGAAACCTCACTGGCCGTTACCAGAAAGTTGTTGAAATAGGGCTGGCGGTTATCACCTGAGGCGAGATCCGAAGCATAGAACCGGAACGCGTCAACGGCAGAGCTTGTCAGCGTAAATGTCTGGTCATAGCTTTCGGAACCGTCCCGCCCCGTGGCATGAATGCGCAGTTCCGTTTCGGAGGTCCGTTCGATGTGGATGGTCATGGCCTGGGTACCATAATTTTCGAACATCGGATCGCCGTTGATGGTGATCGTGGCGCTACCACCCATATTGACGTTGATGACCTGGTCTCCGCCCGTTCCCCCGACGTACAGGTTAAATCCCTTGTTCCCGGAACCGTCGGAATCCCAGTTCACCCCCCAGTCGAACTGCAAGGTTTGTCCGACCGAGAGGGGCTGCTGCAGACTCCGATCGGCGTTGACAAACGCGCCGGATCCGTCCGGATTTGCGAACAGCGCAAATGATGGGTCACCGAGGCCGGAGATATCGGCGTCACCGGGATCGCCAGTGAAGGCACCGGCAGAACCAGTACCGTCGCCGGAAGTGATAGACCACTCACCAAAACCGAACCCTTCGTTGCTTCCGTTGGTCCAGCCCGAGTAATTGGCCGCTTCATCTTCTGCGATGGTAAATTGTGCACTCGATTCATCCGCCGTACCCCAGGCCAGAAAGCCAGCAAGCAGCAGCGTAAGAATGGATTTGGATGGTATTACATGTTTCATGAGGATCGTGGTTTGTGTGTTGGAATCGTATCAGCTAATTCATTGGGCCGGGATACCGCAACCTTTGAGCAGGCCCGGAAGTTCGTTGTGGGTCGGCTGCGCCGTTAGACCCGAAGTTCTGTTGCAATGGGCCGCCCCGCGAGGCCGGGTCACGAGGCGGCGCAAGGCTATTTGACGACCGTCATCTGCCGGGTGAGGGTGATTCCTCCGGCTTCCAGGCGGTACATATAGATGCCGCTCGACAGTCCGGAAGCGTCGAACGATACCTGATGGCGCCCAGCCTGCCGGGTCTCACCGACCAGCGTGCTGACCCGCCGTCCCAGCAGGTCGTAAACCGTCAGGCTCACCGGACCGCTTTCCGCAAGTTCGTACCGGATCACTGTGACCGGATTGAACGGATTGGGGTAATTCTGTGACAAAGCCGTTTCTGAAGGCAATCCGGAGGGTGGTTCGGCGGGAAGGGGAGACCCGTACGTGAGATACAGCTCAGGTCCGTTGGCAGCAGCGAGGTCATGCCCGGAAGCTTTCTGTGGACCGGAGGGAGCAGGCCGCGCATCCGGCCGTGCGGGTGCCTTGGCGGCAGGCCCATCCAGTGTGAACTCATATTCCATGCCGCCGACCACCGGCAGACGCGCCCCGGTCCGGCGGTCCTCCAGATAAAGCCCATCCCGGAAACCGAGCTGCACATCGGTGGCGGTAAGGGTGTAGGTGCCGGGTTGTGACGCCTCAACATGAAGCGGGTACCGAAGCCCGTTGCGGTCCGTCAGCGATCCCGGATCCGGAAGCACGCTGATGTCCAGCAGCTCGTCGCCTTTCTGTCCGGCCAGCAGGACGTACTGCACCGACATGGGCATCAGTTGGTAGGCATCGCCGTAAACGCGGTCAAGCGAGCCCTGCGGACCAAATCCGAACCAGGCGGAGTTGCGCATTCCCTCTCCGCTGAGTTCCAGCCGCACCAGGTCTCTGTCCGCCTGTTTCCCCAGAAACGACCCGCCGCTGGTTCGAGCCTGATCATGAAACGCTACCGAAGCGCTGCCTCCCGCCTCATTATGCACAAAAAAGGCCTGGAACGGAGCGATGATACCGTCGGAGAGGTCACCGGCTCCGACACCACCCGACCAGGTCCGCCAGCTTCCGGCTCCGGGATCATTCTCCCCGGTTTGTTCCATGCCGCTGTCGTAATTGACATCCCAGACATAGGCCACATCGGAGAGTCCCGTGCGGCCCAGGTCATCGAACCGGACCGGGGCGCTGTAGGGGTTGCCCAGCAGCGACCATCCGTCTTCGGTTTCATTCACGTCGGCGGTGTGGTCCGCGGTATTTCCCGCTCCGGTCACGGCCAGCATTTTCGGAAAGCCGTAGTGCGAACCGGAATCGTTGGGGTCGTCGTCTTCAAATACATAGGCCAGCAGACCGGTGCCCGGGGCAATGGTCTGATCAAGATCATCGGCCGCCGTCCAGTCGCCGGATGTCTCATCCCATACAAACACATTCGATTCGGCTGCCC
The Balneolales bacterium ANBcel1 DNA segment above includes these coding regions:
- a CDS encoding T9SS type A sorting domain-containing protein gives rise to the protein MKHVIPSKSILTLLLAGFLAWGTADESSAQFTIAEDEAANYSGWTNGSNEGFGFGEWSITSGDGTGSAGAFTGDPGDADISGLGDPSFALFANPDGSGAFVNADRSLQQPLSVGQTLQFDWGVNWDSDGSGNKGFNLYVGGTGGDQVINVNMGGSATITINGDPMFENYGTQAMTIHIERTSETELRIHATGRDGSESYDQTFTLTSSAVDAFRFYASDLASGDNRQPYFNNFLVTASEVSVALDGAEGYRLLSAPAEVTMSALLDPIWTQGATSGGNSSEGSPNVYTWNADAAGNDATNWNPLADLTQNTSPGTGFLVYVFEDDDPGVEGVSGGFPKTLAVTGSEPAEAVTPDINSNADGWSLAGNPFAAPIRFAQLDKTNLTDVVYVWDVNDGGGASGGSDVGAGSWQSYSEGAGTGDLVDGVIAPFQGFFVHSAGTGGSLTIPLDARGNGGEFMGKQQPDNRIRLELTGEGMRNSAWLVFGQGGSMEQAYGDAHQLMPLSSDYALIASEKAGDLFDIGMMPLPSTTADKSLEIPLHVEASLPGTYTITATDVDVAFAESLFLEDRSLGIVKPISPSFSYEFTIETGAVARRTVSPTALSGGELAKAEAGTATERFYVTAGSVADAGEGGPALPHRTTLSQNYPNPFNPVTVIRYELAESGPVSLTVYDLLGRRVSTLVSETRQAGRHQVSFDATGLSSGIYMYRLEAGGVILTRQMTVVK